Within the Hyalangium gracile genome, the region CCGATGGCCAGGCCGCTCAGCACCACCACCATGAAGATGAGCGCGGACTTCCTCGACAGCCGCAGATCCTTGAAGGTGCGGTAGCGCACCGTGGACACCATCAGCAGCGCCAGCAGCCCCACCACCGCCGCGATCGGCCCCTGCACCGACTCGCTCGGCGGAGCCCCGAGGATCGCGTGGTGGGCGATGATCATCGACACCAGCACGCCGGCGGCCAGCGGGATGGGCAGCCCGACGAAGAAGTTGCCGCCACCGCCGTGCGGGTTGCGCATGGCCAGCACGTTGAAGCGCGCCAGCCGCAGCGCGCCGCACGCCGCGAAGGCGAAGGAGATGAACAGCCCCAGGAAGCCCAGGGGAGCCAGCGCCCACTTGTACACCAGCAGGGCAGGCGCCGCGCCGAAGGACACCACGTCCGCCAGGCTGTCGAGCTGCATGCCGAAGTCGCTCTGCGTCTTCGTCAGCCGCGCCACCCGGCCGTCGAAGCCGTCGAAGAACATGGCGAAGAGGATCGCCAGCGCGGCCTGATAGAGATGGACGGGCGTAGCCTCACCGGCGCACAGCGTGATGGCGTAGAAGCCACAGAAGATCGAGGTGACCGTGAAGAGATTGGGCAGCACGAACATCAGTTTCCGCAGCTTCATCGGTGGCCTCTCTCTCCTGGAGTCCGTTAGCGCTTGCACGGCGGGGTGAACGGACCATAGCAAGGTTTTATTGCGTCCACGGAGGGTTGGATGGATCTGGGAAAGTGGGTGCTCTGGGGGCTGCTGCTCTTCCTGGCCGTCGTCCTCGGAAATGTCGTCTGGGTGCTGGGGGTTCGCCGCCTCTACCGTCCCCGTACAGCCCCACCACAACTGCTCAAGGCCCGCTGCCAGGATGGGTGGGAGATTGCCGTTCATGCGCGCCGGGCGCCGAAGCGGCGCTTCGAGGAGCCCGTACTGCTGTGCCATGGACTGGCCGCCAATCGCTTCACCTTCGACTTCGCGCCCCCGTACTCCGTGGCGCACTACCTGGCCGAGGCCGGCTTCGACTGCTTCAGCGTCGAGTGGCGCGGCACGGGGCACTCGCGCAATCCGCCTCCGGGCCGGCGGTACACGGACTTCACCATCGATGATCACGTCCTCCAGGACGCGCCCGCCATGATGGAGCTGGCGCTGAAGGAGACCGGCGCGAAGCGGGCCTTCTGGCTGGGACATTCGATGGGTGGGCTCGTCGGCTATGCCGCGGCACAGGGTCCACTCGGACACCAGCTGGCGGGCCTGATGGTGCTGGGCTCTCCCGTCTTCTTCAAGTCCGAGCCGCTGCTGCGCTCGCTGCTGGGGCTGGGGGTGCACGCCGCGTGGCCCGCGCGCCTGCGGCAGGAGTGGATGAGCGCCACGCTGGCGCCCTTCCTCGGCTACGTGAACCTGCCGCTGTCGGATCTGCTCGTGAACCCCCAGCACATGCCTCCGCAGATCCAGCGGCAGGTGTTCGCGACCATGCTGTCCTCGATGAGCCGCAAGGTGCTCCTCCAGTTCCGCGACTGGATCGAGAACGACACGTTCCGCTCCTATGACGGCAGGGTGGACTGGCGCGCGGGCCTGTCCAGCCTCACGCTGCCCGTGCTGGTGATGGGCGGCAGCAGCGACCGGCTCGCCTCCGCGGAGAATCTGCGCAAGCAGTACGAGCTGCTCACCACCTCCGACCGCACGCTCCACGTCTTCGGCCGCGACCGCGGGGACAAGATGGACTACGGCCACGGGGACCTGATGTTCGGCACCGGGGCTCCCATCGAGGTGTACCCGCTCATCCGTGCGTGGCTGGAGGCTCGCGCCACGCCACTGCCCGCTGCCGTGGAGCAGCCCCTGGTCTCTCCCACGCTGCCGGCCTGAGTCCTCGGCCCGTCGTCGCAGCCGTCACTTCGCAGGCGCTCCGGCCTCCGCTGGAGCACGGGGAGCCTGCTCGACACACGACGCCGTGAGCCCTCGGCGGTCATCCGACTTCAGGCGCTCCAGGTGGATCCGCGTCGAGCCCTCGCACTCGGCCCAGAGCAGCCCCTCCGCCAGACCGCTCGCGGTGAGCTCGTCCGCCCAGATGTCACCGTCCCGAAGCACCGCCAGCGCCACGCCCTTCGTACCCCGCACCTCGAGCCCCGTGGCCTTCACCCGCCCCAGGCTCTCCACCGAGAGCCCCGCCTGCTGGCACCCGATCAGCGTCACGTTGCGCAGCGTGACCTCGGCGGCCTGGGCCGCCAGCACTCCCGCGCCGCTCGCCTCGCGCACCTCCACGCCCTCGATGTCCGCCACCACGCCGCGCAGGTGCAGGCCATCCCCCGTGAAGCCCTCCTTCGAGCGCACCTTGCCGATGCTCCCGTTGCGCGCCCGCAGCCGTCCCTTCGTGGCCGCGATGCCATAGGCGTCCACATCGTCCATCCGGAAGTCCTGCACCTCGAAGTCCGAGTCCACCAGTTGCAGCGCCCCGAAGCTCCCGCTCTCGCGCACGCGCAGGCCCACGAGCTGCCCCGTGGACCGGGTGAGGCCCAGTCCGGCTCGCTCCGCCTTCACCGAGGTGAACCCCCGGACCTGCAGCTTCGCGCCGTTGCTGGCCAGCCCGTACTCGTGGCCCGTCACCTGCGCCTCCTCGAGCTCCAGCGCCCCGTCCCGAACCAGCAGCCCCGGGCCCCGGCCCCCCTCCACCTTCACCCGCTTCATCTGGACACGCCCGCCCTCCTGGTCCAGCGCCATCACCGCGCCCTGGAAGGACACGCCCTCCAGCACCGCCTCGGCGCCGCCCTGCACGTGCACCCCTCGGCGCCATGGCCCCAGGAACGTGCTCTCCCTCACGTCCGCGCGGGCCGCCTCCTCCAGCGAGACGCCCACCGTCTCCGAGAGGCTCGCCTCGAAGCGGACGCCCCTGGCCACCAGCTGGCCGCCGATCAGCCGGACCGCCCCCTTTCGCTGTCCGCTGAAGGCCACCCCCTCGAGCCTCAGCGTCCCCGTCACCTCCACGCCCCACCCCCCACCCTGGAGCGACAGGCGCTCGAGCGAGGCCCCGGCCTCCAGCCAGAGCACCTGCTCTCGGCCCTCCGCGTACAGCACCGTGCTGTCCCCCTCCCCCACCAGGCGGGTGCCCGCCGCGACCTGGAAGGGCCCGGCGTACATCCCCCGAGCGATGTGCACGGTGGGTGCGGGACGCACCGCCAGCCCCTCCGCCAGGGTCCGGAAGGGCCGCTCCCGCGAGCCGTCCCCGGACTGGGGCCGTGCCCCATCCACCCACACCTCGCCCGCGCGGGGAGCGGGCGTCGACGGGACGACAGGTGGGTTGGTGGGCGCCCGACAGGCGGCGATCAGCGGCAACGCGAAGAGGAGGAGGCGCGGGCTCATGTGGCCCCCACTCTAGCCCCGCCTCACCCGTGCCGCTGGATCAGCGCGAGCCCGTAAGTGATCGAATCGACAGAGAAAAGCCTGCTCAACCGATCACAATCCCTCTCAATGAATCTCATGGGAGTCACGTGACGGTGTATCGGATTTCCCGATCATTTCCTCTCTACGCCAGCTGTCTCAGTCGTCAATAAATCCGAGGCGGGGACCATTTTCAGGTGAGGGGGGCGGGTCTATCATTGACAGGGAAAAGAGCGATTTGTTACCAACCGCAACCAGGTTGTGGTTCCAAGCCAGACAACCCTAGACGGAGGGGCGAATGACCAAGGCAGAGCTCGTGGAGGTGGTGGCAGCGCAGTCCAAGCTGACCAAGAAGTCAGCCGCGGAGATCATCGACATCGTCTTCAGCAACATCGGCAAGGCGGTGAAGAAGGACGCGCGCTTCAGCTACCCCGGCTTCGGGACCTGGTCGGTCCGCTCCCGCAAGGCGCGGAAGATCCGCAACCCCCAGACCAACGAGATGATGAAGCTGAAGGCCTCGAAGACCATCGGCTTCCGTCCCGCCAAGGAGCTGAAGAACTCGCTGTAGTCCCGAAGCCAGATGGAGCGCCCGCGAGAGCTGGCGCGCTCCTCGGCCTCACCTCAGGGGCGTCGTCCGGGAAGGGCGGCGCCCTTGCCGTTTCTCGGAGACGGACGTGTCCTCCAGGGACACCTCGCCGATCTCCACCGTGCTGCCGCGGTCCAGCTCGTCGAGCGGATCCCTCGGGCGGCCGTCCCGCCACACCTCGAAGTGCAGGTGCACCCCGGTGGCCATGCCGGTGTCTCCGGCCAGCCCCACCAGGTCGCCCCGCTCGAGGATCTGCCCCGGCTCCACCGTCACGCGCGCCAGGTGGCTGTAGCGCGTGGTGATGCGCGAGGCGTGCTGGATCTCCACCTGGTAGCCATAGCCGCCGTTCCACCCGGCGGTGAGCACCACGCCCGGGGCCGCGGCCAGCACCGCCTGGCCCCGCTTGGCGGCGAGATCCACGCCCAGGTGCTCCTTCATCTCTCCCAGGATGGGGTGGGCCCGCTCGCCGAAGCCGCTCGTCACCGAGACGGGGAAGATGGGCCAGGTGAAGCGCGGCGGCGCATCCACCGTCTTCACCATCAGCCGGCGCACCTCCGCCATGCGGACGGAGAGCTCGCTCACCCGCGTCATCACCGTCTCGGCCAGCGACTCGGGGATGTCTCCGTAGGAGCGCGCGTCCTCCTCCAGCTCCGCCTCGAGCGTCACCCGGGCGCGGACGATGTCCATGGAGGACGTCTTCTCCGCCGGACGCTGGAGGAAGGTGTCCAGCGCGTCCGTCACGCTCCCCCAGTTCTCCTCCTGCTCGGAGGGCATGGGGCTGCCCCGCCTCACGTGCCGGCGGTACTCCCGGGCCTTGTTCACGAACGAGGCGAGCGCGGCCTGCAGCTCCGGCGAGGTGCGCGCCGTGGGCAGCTCCTTGCCCGGCGCCTTCAGCTCTCGCGCCTTGCCGCGCGCCCGAGCCCTCGGTACGGGCGCGGGAGCGGGCGGGGCCTCCGGCTCCGTGGGACGCGGGCCGAACGCCTCCTCGAAGCTGAGCTTGTCGTCCGCGCGCGGAGTGACGCACGCGGACACCAGCGCAATCAAGGAGAGGGCAATGAGACGGGCCAAGGCCCCGGGAGCCTACCACGCCCTGCCGGCCGTCAAGATTCGAGGGCCCGGCGGATCCGGCTGAGCGCCTCGTCGATGTCGGCGGCCGAGATGTCCAGGTGGCACACCAGGCGGGCGGTGTGGGCGCCCGTGGCATTCAGGAGAACCCCGAGCGAGGCCAGCCGGGACACCATTTCACTGGCCGGGCGGGTGAACTCCACGAGGAGGATGTTGGTCTCCACCTGGGAGGGCTCCACCTTCACCCCGGAGAGCTCGGCGAGCCCCGCCGCCAGCCGGCGCGTGTGGGCGTGGTCCTCGGCCAGCCGCTCCACGTGGTGCTCCAGCGCGTAGAGCGCCGCGGCGGCCAGCAGGCCCGCCTGACGCATGCCGCCACCCAGCCGCTTCCGCAGCCGCCGCGCCTCGCGGATCAGCGCCGCCGAGCCCACCAGCGCCGAGCCCACCGGCGCGCCCAGCCCCTTGGAGAAGCACACGGAGGTGGTGTCCGCCAGCTTCGCCCAGGCGGAGGCCGGGGTGCCCGTGGCCACCTCGGCGTTGAAGAGGCGCGCCCCGTCCAGGTGCACGGCGAGCCCCGCCTTGCGAGCCACCTCCACCACCGCCCGGAAGCGCTCCAGCGGCCACACCGTGCCGCCCCCCTTGTTGTGGGTGTTCTCCAGCGAGAGCAGCCGCGAGCGCGGAGCGTGGATGTTCTCCCCGCGCACCGCCTCCGCCACCTGCGCCGGCGTCAGCAGCCCGCGCTCGCCGGGCAGCATCAGCGGCTGGATGCCCCAGAGCGCCGACACCGCGCCGCCCTCGTACTGGACGATGTGGCTGCCCGCCTCGGTGATCACCTCGTCGGCCGGGCGGCAGTGCAGGCCCATGGCGAGCTGGTTGGACTGCGTGCCCGAGGGGACGAACAGGGCGGCCTCCAGCCCCAGCCGCTCGGCGACCCGCTGCTCGAGCCGGTTCACCGTGGGGTCCTCCCCGTACACGTCGTCCCCCACCTCGGCCTCGGCCATGGCGCGGCGCATGGCGGGGGTGGGCTTCGTCACGGTGTCCGAGCGGAAGTCGATGGGCTTCATGGCTTTTCCTACCTACCTGCTGGGTGGGTTCCCTCTTCTACGACGAGGGCGGTTATGTCATACAACGAAGGCGTGGGACGCGAGACTCTCGAGGCGAAGCGGCGGCGGGCGGGACTGGTGCTGGAGCGGCTGGAGGCCGAGATGCCAGAGGTGCGGATCGAGCTCGACTATCGTAGCCCCCTGGAGCTGCTGGTGGCCGTCATCCTCTCCGCGCAGTGCACGGACAAGCGGGTGAACATGGTGACGCCGGCCCTGTTCCAGCGCTTCCCGGATGCCCAGGCCTATGCCTCCGTGAAACCCGAGGCGGTGGAGCCCTTCATCCAGACGTGCGGCCTGTACCGCGCCAAGGCGAAGAACATCGTCGCGGCGGCCAAGGCCCTGGTGGCCCAGCACGGCGGCCAGGTGCCCACCTCCCGAGAGGCGCTGGAGCAGCTTCCGGGCGTGGGGCGCAAGACGGCGGGCGTGGTGTGCATCCACCTGGGCGGCGATGCGGCCTTCCCCGTGGACACCCACGTGAAGCGGCTCGCGGGCCGGCTGGACTTCTCCCGGCAGCAGCACCCGGACAAGATCGAGAAGGAACTCCAGGCCGTGGTGGCTCCGGAGCGGTGGTTCCAGGGCCACCAGCTCCTGGTATGGCACGGGCGCCGGACGTGCTTCGCCCGCTCGCCCGCCTGCGCGCGCTGCGTGGTGGCGGACCTGTGCCCCAAGCGCGGCGTGCGCGTGAAGCCGACTACGATGCCGACGGACGCTCCTCGCGCTCGGACTTGAGGCGCTTCATCCGCTTGCGGATGAGCTCGCGCTTGAGCGTGGAGACGTGGTCCACGAACACCGTGCCGTTCAGGTGGTCCGTCTCGTGCTGCACCGCGATGGCCAGCAGCCCGTCACACTCGAGCGTCTGCTCCTTGCCCTCGGCGTCGAGGAACTTCACCGTGACGATGGCCGCGCGGTCCACGTCCTCGGCCTCGCCGGGGATGGAGAGGCAGCCCTCCGTGTAGGTGAGCTCGCCCTCCATGGCGATGATCTCCGGGTTGATCATCGCCAGGGGCTTGGACTCCGGCTGCCGGGGGGTGGTGTCCAGGACGATGATGCGCTGCAGGATGCCGACCTGCGGAGCCGCGAGGCCCACGCCGTCAGCGGCATACATCGTCTCGAACATGTCCTTCACCAAGGCGCGGACGGAGTCGTCCACCTTGGCCACGGGCTTTGCCTTCTGCTTCAGGATGGGATCGGGCCAGATCAGGATCTCGCGAACCATAGGGGTCTCTCTTAACCCTCCTGACGCGTGCGGGCAACCCGGCAAGGGCCCGGGCGTTACCCGTTCCGCAGCCCTCCGTCCGGGCCGACGAGCCACCCCCGGAAGCGGGTGTCGGGCACCTGACCGCGCACCCGGTGGAGCACCCGCTTGAAGCGGGCGTACACCCGGAAGAAGCGCTCCACCCCTACCCTCTCCTGCTCCCCCAGCGGCCGGGTGCTGCAGATGACCTTGGGGTCTCCCCGACCCGCGTCGATGAAGTCCACCACCCCCACGACGGGTACGTGCAGCCGCTCTCCCTGTCGCAGGCGCGGGCCGAGCACCACCACATCCAGCGGGTCCCCGTCGTCCGAGGCGAAGCCTGGAATGCACCCGTAGTTGTAGGGACACGGCACCGGAGAGATGAAGTCGATGCTCCCGTCCGCCCGCCGCTTCACGAAGGAGCCGCGAGGGCACTCGATGAGGACCTCGGGCTCCGCGGGGAGGCCGGCAAACGAGGAGAGCGATGGTCCGGGTGGCATGACACTCCTGTCCAAGAGGGAACCGCGCTCGACGCAGACGTCAGTATCACCAGCGTGTCAGACTCTGAACAGGCTCGAGCACCGGCTCCAGTCTGTCCTTGGGGGGACTCCATGCTGGCACGGCTCCGCGTTGGCAACAGATTGATGTTCCTGGCGGGCACGCTGGTGGCCCTGCTCACCGCGCTGGGCGTGCAGGGCCTTTGGAACCTGGAGCTGACCCAGCAGGGGTTCGCGACCGTCTACAAGGATCGCGTGGTCCCCCTGCGAGACCTGAAGGTCATCTCGGACATGTACGGGCTGGGCATCGCGGAGGCCGCGCACAAGGTCCGCAGCGGACACATGAGCTGGGTGCAAGGCCGGATGCAGGTGGAGGAGGCGCGACGGGTCATCGACCAGCGGTGGCGGAGCTATCTGGGCACGCGGATGGTGAGCGAGGAGACGCTCCTCATCGAGAGGCTCCGCCCGATGATGCGCGCCGCGGACACGGCCGTGGGGCGGCTGCTGGACATCCTGGCCCGAGAGGATGCCACCCAGCTGACGAGCTTCATCCACCAGGAGCTCTATCCGGCCATCGACCCGGTCACGTCCCTGCTGAGCGAGCTGGAGGAGCTCCAGCTGCGCGTCACGGGGCAGGAGTATGCGGAGGCGGTCGTTCGCTACGAGCGGACCGGCGCCGAGGCCATCCTGCTCATCGCCGCGGGGGCGCTGCTGGGAGCAGCGCTGAGCTTCTTCATCGGCAGGAGCATCACCCGTCCCCTGGACGACGCGGTCGGTCTGGCCGAGCGGATCGCCGCGGGAGATCTGACCGGGCGCCTGCCCAGCACGAGCCCCGACGAGACGGGGCGGCTGCTGCGCGCGATGAACGAGATGTCCGCGCGGCTGTCCACCATGATCGGCGAGGTGCTGGAGGGGGCCCGCTCCCTCTCGGTGGTGTCCCAGCAGGTGTCCTCCACGGCCCAGACCATGGCGCAGGGCACCCAGGAGCAGGCCGCCGCGACGGAGGAGACCTCCTCCACGATCGAGCTGCTCAATGCCTCCATCCTGACCAATGCCGCACAGAGCCAGCAGGTGGCTCGACTGGCGGCGACGAGCGCTCGCGAGGCCGAGGAGGGAGGCGCCACGGTGCAGGCGACCGTCGAGGCCATGCGGACCATCACCAGCCGGATCGCCATCATCGAGGAGATCGCCTACCGCACCCACCTGCTCTCGCTCAACGCGGCCATCGAGTCGTCACGGGCCGGAGAGCAGGGCCGAGGCTTCTCGGTGGTGGCCTCGGAGGTGCGCAGGCTGGCCGAGAGCAGCCGGCAGGCGGCGCGGGAGATCCGTGGCGTGGCCGCCTCGAGCATCCAGCTGGCCGAGCGCTCCGGGAAGGTGCTCCAGGCGCTGGTGCCCGCCATCCTTCGGACGACCGAGCTGGTGCAAGGCGTGGCGACCGCCTCGCAGGAGCAGCGCGAGGGAATGGCGCAGATCCACGGCGCCATCCTGCAGGTCAACGAGGTGACCCAGCGCAGCGCCTCCACGGCGGAGGAGCTGGCCTCCACGGCGGAGGAGCTGGCCTCCCAGGCCGAGTCCTTCACGCAGTCCATGTCCGTCTTCCATGTGTCCACGTCGGGCGAGGGGCGGCCTGGAGGCCCTCGATGGCAGGACGGGGCCTCGCTCCCACGCCGTACGCAGCCAGGCGTCGTCCGGCCCCGGGGGAAGCACCCGGCGCCCCACCTCGGTCGCTGAGCGGAGCCCCGCGGGAGGCTTCCTCAGTCCAGCAGGTTGCGGGCGTACTCCGCGCGGAGCTTGTCGTCGGCGAGCGCTCGCGCCGCCTCCGCCAGCACGTCGCGGATCTGCTGGGCGCGATACTGGAGCGAGGCGTCCGGGTGGCCCGCGAACCTCAGTGGGTGGAACTCCGTGGAGAGCCGCTCGAAGGCGCGCTTCACCTCCTCGCCTCCCGCCGTGCGCGCCAGGCCCAGCACCGTGAAGTAGTCCGCCTCCTGGATCTCCTCGAACTTGGCCTCGAGCCGGCGGATGTCCAGCTCGGGCGGCAGCTCGCCAGCGGGCTCCGTCGCGGGCCGCAGCGCCACCAGCCCCAGCGCCCTGGCCACCGCGAACGTCTTGAGCACCGTCTCCTGCGGCAGCCCCGCGGCGAGCAGCAGCTCCTCCAGCGTCCGCTCTCCGTCCACCCTGGCCAGCAGCTGGAGCTCTCGCGCCGAGAGGCCGAAGCCCTCGGGCTGGAGCCCCGCGGCCCCACGCGCCACGACGGCGCGCAGCCCGCCCACCTGCGTCACGAAGGACTCCACGGAGAGGGAGTTGCGCAGCGCCTCGGCCAGCAGGTGCAGCGGCGGGCGCGTGGCGGCCGCGAGCGCCACCTCGTGCGGCGGTGACTCATCCGCCACGCGGTAGAGCGAGGACGGCTCGGTGAAGGCGTCGAGGAAGACCTGCTCCGTGTAGCGCTGCACGAGCGGCACGGCCTCGGCCTCGCGCAGGTAGCCCCTGCCTCGCAGCGCCTCGAGCAGGGCGCCCGTGGAGGTGGCTCGCACCAGGCGCAGCTCGTGCTCCTGGCGCGCGTTGATGAGGCCGTCCCGGCGTGCACGATCGACGAGGCTCTCTCCCGGCGCCGACGAGAGCGCGCCCACGAGGCTGCCTCTTCGCAGCCAGAGGATGCGCAGGGCGTCGGTCGCCTTGAGCTCCAGGCGCACCTCGGCGTGCGCCTCGCAGAGCCGGAGGAGCAGCTGCGCGAGCCCCTCCTGCGTCACGCTGCCGCCCCGAGGCACCACCACCCGAGGCTGTCCCGGCGCGTCGATCTGAAGGACGGCGGACTGCATGCGAGCGGCCAGCTCCTCGGCTTCCGCGCGGGCCTTCGCGCCGGCCTCGAGCTCGCGGCGCGCGGCTTCCTCGGCCTCGCGGCGTGTGCGCTCGGCGGCGGCGAGACGCTCCGCGACCTCGGCCTCCGCGCGCGCCTTCTCCGCGTTCAGCTGCTCGAGCTGCCGAGACAGGCGCTCGCGCTCCTCGCGCTCGCGAGCCAGCTCCGCCTCCAGCTTCGCGAGCTGCTCCTGGAGCTGCTTCTGGCGACCGACGGCCTCTTCGGCCTCACGGAGGCCCGCCTCCTCGAGCTGCCGCGCCTGGGCCTTCCAGTGGGCGAGCTCCTCGGAGGCGCGGGTGGCCTCGGACTCCGCCTCGGCCTGGAGGCGTTCCAGCTCATCCTGGGCCTGGGACTCGGCCGCGGCGCGCGTCTGGAGCTCGGACTGGAGCCGAGCCTCCGCGGCCAGGCGCTTCTCCCGCTCCTGCCGGGCGCGCGCCTCGAAGTCTCCGCGTGCCTTCTGCGCGGCCGCGAGGCGTGCCTCCAGCTCCTCGCGAGCCTGGGCTTCGACGCCTGCCCGCTCCTCCGCGCCGGCCTGGGCCTGCGCCAGCGCCTGGAGCCGCTCCTCGGCCTCGGCGCGAGCACGCGCTGCGTCCTCCGCACGGGCCTCCGCGGCGGCTCGGGCTCGTCGCTCCTCCTCCGCTCGCACCTCGGCGGCGGCCTGCGCCTCACGCGCTTCCTTCGCGCTCGCCTCCGCGGCGGCATGGACCTGACGCGCTTCCTCCGCTCGCGCCTCGGCCGCAGCCTGGGCCTGACGCGCCTCTTCGGCATGTCCCTCCGCGGCGGCGCGGCTCTGGCGCTCTTGCTCCGCACGGGCCTCCGCGGCGGCGCGCGCCTGACGCTCCTCCTCGATATGCGTTTGCGTCGCGGACCGGTCCTGCTGCACTCCCTCCGCGCGAGCCTCCGCAGCGGCCCGGGCCTGACGTTCCTCCTCGAGACGGGCTTCCGCCTCGGCCCGCGCCTGACGCTCCTCCTCCGCTCGCGCCTCCGCGACGGCCTGGGCCTTCTGCGCTGCTTCCGCGCGCGCCTGGGCCTCGGCCCTGCGTCGCGACTCCGCCTCCGCCCGCGCCTCCGCTTCCTCGCGCGCGTGCGCCTCGGCCTCGATCCGAGCCTCGGCCTCGGCGCGCCCCACGGCTGCCGCCTTGCACCGGGCCTCCAGCTCGGTCCGAGCCAGGGAGTCCGCCTCGGCCTGGGCTTCCGCCTCCGCTCGCGCCAGGGCCTCCGTGTCGGCCCGCGCCTCCGCCTCGGCGCTCCGCTGGGCCTCCACCGCCGCGCGTTCCTCGGCCTGCTGACGGGCCTGAGCTTCCGCCTCGGCTCTTGCCTCCGCCTCGGCCTGCGCCTGCTTCGCCGCCTCGGCCCTCGCCTCCGCTTCAACCCGGGCCTGTCTCTCGGCCTCGGCCCGCTCCTCCGCCTCCTGGCGTGCCTGCTTCTCGGCCTCGGCCCGCGCCTCCGCCTCCTGGCGTGCCCGACCTTCGGCCTCGGCTCGCTCCTCCGCCTCGCTCCGCGCCTGCTGAGCGGCGTTCACGCGCGCTTCGGTCGCGGCCCGGGCCTTCGCCTCACGCTGCAGCCGGCTCTCGATCTCCGCCCGCTTCTGCTGCTCCTCGCTCGCGCGAGCCTCCGCCTTGGTCCGGGCGAGCGCCTCCGCGTCCGCGCGCACCTGCGCGTCGAAGCGCGCCAGCTCCTCCTCGCTGACCCGAGCCTCGATCTCGGCTCGGGCCCGCGTCGCCCGGGACTCCGCCTCGGTCTGCGCCTGGGTCGCCGCCTCGGCCCTCGCCTCCGCCTCGGCACGGCCCTGGGACTCCACCTCGGCGCGAGACTCCGCGTCGGCCTGCGCCTGAGCGGCGATCTCGGCCTGCGCCTCCGCCTCCCGGCGCTTCCGGGACTCTTCCTGGACGCGCGCCTCCAGCTCGGCCTTCAGGCGGCTCTGCTCGGCCGTCTCCTTCTGGAGCGCCTCCAGCTGCGTGCGAAGGCGGCTCTGCTCGGCCACTTCCTTCTGGAGCGTCTCCAGCTCGACCTTCAGGCGGCTCTGCTCGGCCACTTCCTTCTGGAGCGCCTCCAGCTCGGCCTTCAGGCGGCTCTGCTCGGCCGCCTCCTTCTGGAGCGCCTCCAGCTGCGTGCGAAGGCGGCCCAGCTCCTGGTCCTGCGCCTGGAACTGAGACTCCTTCGCGCGCGCCGCCTCGGCCTCGGACTCCATGGCCTTGCGGCGCTTCTCCTCCTCCGCGCGCGCCTTGGCGATCGTCGCCTCGCGCCCGCGGAACTCCATCACCCAGCGCTCCGCCTCCGCGCGGAGACGGGCCTCGTGATCGCGCTCCTTGGTCAGCGTCGCGACCCGGGCCTTCAGCTCCTGGGCTTCCTGCTCCGCCTTCTGGCGCAGCTCCTCCTCCGCCCGCCGCAGCGCCTCCTCCTGCGCGCGTGCCTCCTCCACCTCCGCCCGCAGGGCGGCCTCCCGCTCGAACTCGGCCTTCAGCGACTCCAGGCGGTTGCGCTCCACCTCGGCCTCGTGCTCGGCCTGCAGCCGGAGGACCGCCTCCATCTCCAGCTCGGCCCGGGCCGCCCTCATCAGCTCGCGGGACTCGGGATCCTCCGGCTTCGGTGCCTCCTCCTCCGAGGCCTCCGGCTCCTCCACCGGCGGAGCCGACACATCC harbors:
- a CDS encoding HU family DNA-binding protein, which codes for MTKAELVEVVAAQSKLTKKSAAEIIDIVFSNIGKAVKKDARFSYPGFGTWSVRSRKARKIRNPQTNEMMKLKASKTIGFRPAKELKNSL
- a CDS encoding M23 family metallopeptidase gives rise to the protein MARLIALSLIALVSACVTPRADDKLSFEEAFGPRPTEPEAPPAPAPVPRARARGKARELKAPGKELPTARTSPELQAALASFVNKAREYRRHVRRGSPMPSEQEENWGSVTDALDTFLQRPAEKTSSMDIVRARVTLEAELEEDARSYGDIPESLAETVMTRVSELSVRMAEVRRLMVKTVDAPPRFTWPIFPVSVTSGFGERAHPILGEMKEHLGVDLAAKRGQAVLAAAPGVVLTAGWNGGYGYQVEIQHASRITTRYSHLARVTVEPGQILERGDLVGLAGDTGMATGVHLHFEVWRDGRPRDPLDELDRGSTVEIGEVSLEDTSVSEKRQGRRPSRTTPLR
- the pssA gene encoding CDP-diacylglycerol--serine O-phosphatidyltransferase; translated protein: MKLRKLMFVLPNLFTVTSIFCGFYAITLCAGEATPVHLYQAALAILFAMFFDGFDGRVARLTKTQSDFGMQLDSLADVVSFGAAPALLVYKWALAPLGFLGLFISFAFAACGALRLARFNVLAMRNPHGGGGNFFVGLPIPLAAGVLVSMIIAHHAILGAPPSESVQGPIAAVVGLLALLMVSTVRYRTFKDLRLSRKSALIFMVVVLSGLAIGIQLRPAYVLVAYSSAYLAMGLIESAFLVRNRLVARKVGAGVVAAAAVLDEEDEEEEDEEEAEEAAGS
- the ltaE gene encoding low-specificity L-threonine aldolase; translation: MKPIDFRSDTVTKPTPAMRRAMAEAEVGDDVYGEDPTVNRLEQRVAERLGLEAALFVPSGTQSNQLAMGLHCRPADEVITEAGSHIVQYEGGAVSALWGIQPLMLPGERGLLTPAQVAEAVRGENIHAPRSRLLSLENTHNKGGGTVWPLERFRAVVEVARKAGLAVHLDGARLFNAEVATGTPASAWAKLADTTSVCFSKGLGAPVGSALVGSAALIREARRLRKRLGGGMRQAGLLAAAALYALEHHVERLAEDHAHTRRLAAGLAELSGVKVEPSQVETNILLVEFTRPASEMVSRLASLGVLLNATGAHTARLVCHLDISAADIDEALSRIRRALES
- the nth gene encoding endonuclease III codes for the protein MSYNEGVGRETLEAKRRRAGLVLERLEAEMPEVRIELDYRSPLELLVAVILSAQCTDKRVNMVTPALFQRFPDAQAYASVKPEAVEPFIQTCGLYRAKAKNIVAAAKALVAQHGGQVPTSREALEQLPGVGRKTAGVVCIHLGGDAAFPVDTHVKRLAGRLDFSRQQHPDKIEKELQAVVAPERWFQGHQLLVWHGRRTCFARSPACARCVVADLCPKRGVRVKPTTMPTDAPRART
- a CDS encoding alpha/beta fold hydrolase yields the protein MDLGKWVLWGLLLFLAVVLGNVVWVLGVRRLYRPRTAPPQLLKARCQDGWEIAVHARRAPKRRFEEPVLLCHGLAANRFTFDFAPPYSVAHYLAEAGFDCFSVEWRGTGHSRNPPPGRRYTDFTIDDHVLQDAPAMMELALKETGAKRAFWLGHSMGGLVGYAAAQGPLGHQLAGLMVLGSPVFFKSEPLLRSLLGLGVHAAWPARLRQEWMSATLAPFLGYVNLPLSDLLVNPQHMPPQIQRQVFATMLSSMSRKVLLQFRDWIENDTFRSYDGRVDWRAGLSSLTLPVLVMGGSSDRLASAENLRKQYELLTTSDRTLHVFGRDRGDKMDYGHGDLMFGTGAPIEVYPLIRAWLEARATPLPAAVEQPLVSPTLPA
- the def gene encoding peptide deformylase: MVREILIWPDPILKQKAKPVAKVDDSVRALVKDMFETMYAADGVGLAAPQVGILQRIIVLDTTPRQPESKPLAMINPEIIAMEGELTYTEGCLSIPGEAEDVDRAAIVTVKFLDAEGKEQTLECDGLLAIAVQHETDHLNGTVFVDHVSTLKRELIRKRMKRLKSEREERPSAS
- a CDS encoding DUF1565 domain-containing protein codes for the protein MSPRLLLFALPLIAACRAPTNPPVVPSTPAPRAGEVWVDGARPQSGDGSRERPFRTLAEGLAVRPAPTVHIARGMYAGPFQVAAGTRLVGEGDSTVLYAEGREQVLWLEAGASLERLSLQGGGWGVEVTGTLRLEGVAFSGQRKGAVRLIGGQLVARGVRFEASLSETVGVSLEEAARADVRESTFLGPWRRGVHVQGGAEAVLEGVSFQGAVMALDQEGGRVQMKRVKVEGGRGPGLLVRDGALELEEAQVTGHEYGLASNGAKLQVRGFTSVKAERAGLGLTRSTGQLVGLRVRESGSFGALQLVDSDFEVQDFRMDDVDAYGIAATKGRLRARNGSIGKVRSKEGFTGDGLHLRGVVADIEGVEVREASGAGVLAAQAAEVTLRNVTLIGCQQAGLSVESLGRVKATGLEVRGTKGVALAVLRDGDIWADELTASGLAEGLLWAECEGSTRIHLERLKSDDRRGLTASCVEQAPRAPAEAGAPAK